In Acidovorax sp. GBBC 1281, a single window of DNA contains:
- a CDS encoding MurR/RpiR family transcriptional regulator — protein MLERITASLPSLAPAEQRVAQLVLDDARAFARLPVRELAARASVSKPTVVRFCRSMGYDGLADFKLKLAGSVSEGVPFIHRSVDADDKTGDVLVKVVDNAAAAFLQYRNAASTGAIERAAKAIADTWQTGRRIEFYGAGNSGIVAQDAQHKFFRLGITSISTSDGHMQVMSATLLGPGDCAVIVSNSGRTRDLMDAADIARKNGATTIAITASGSPLALACHIHLAADHPEGYDRYSPMVSRLLHLLVIDVLATCVALRIGEPLQPRLQQMKDNLRAKRYT, from the coding sequence ATGCTCGAACGCATCACCGCATCCCTGCCCTCGCTGGCCCCTGCCGAGCAGCGCGTGGCGCAGCTCGTGCTGGACGACGCGCGGGCCTTCGCCCGGCTGCCGGTGCGCGAACTGGCCGCCCGCGCCAGCGTGAGCAAGCCCACCGTGGTGCGGTTTTGCCGCAGCATGGGCTACGACGGCCTGGCCGACTTCAAGCTCAAGCTGGCCGGCAGCGTGAGCGAAGGGGTGCCCTTCATCCACCGCAGCGTGGACGCCGACGACAAGACCGGCGACGTGCTGGTGAAGGTGGTGGACAACGCCGCCGCCGCCTTCCTGCAGTACCGCAACGCCGCCAGCACGGGCGCCATCGAGCGCGCCGCCAAGGCCATCGCGGACACCTGGCAGACCGGCCGGCGCATCGAGTTCTACGGCGCCGGCAATTCGGGCATCGTCGCGCAGGATGCGCAGCACAAGTTCTTTCGGCTGGGCATCACCAGCATCAGCACGAGCGACGGCCACATGCAGGTCATGAGCGCCACCCTGCTCGGCCCGGGCGACTGTGCGGTGATCGTCTCCAACTCCGGCCGCACGCGCGACCTGATGGACGCGGCCGACATCGCGCGCAAGAACGGCGCCACCACCATCGCCATCACCGCGAGCGGATCGCCCCTGGCCCTGGCCTGCCACATCCACCTGGCGGCCGACCACCCCGAGGGCTACGACCGCTACAGCCCGATGGTGTCGCGCCTGCTGCACCTGCTGGTGATCGACGTGCTCGCCACCTGCGTGGCCCTGCGCATCGGCGAGCCGCTGCAGCCCCGCCTGCAGCAGATGAAGGACAACCTGCGGGCCAAGCGGTACACCTGA
- the zwf gene encoding glucose-6-phosphate dehydrogenase encodes MSFDLVLFGGTGDLAWRKLLPALFQAFRHGSLPAGGRIIGVARDDLTDAAYRELIASRFAAVVDDKRPSAEEFQQFAALLQYQRMDLSKPEDYARLAERLGERQADTVVMYLATAPGLFTTACEQLGAAGLATPNTRVVLEKPLGHDLESNRAINAAVRTVFNEWQIFRIDHYLGKPSVQNLLALRFGNALFEPLWRRETVASIEITMAEKLGVEKRGAFYDGTGALRDMVQNHALQLLCAIGMEPPINAHADAIRDEKLKVLRSLVPWTPATLARDVVRGQYTAGSLSGERVKGYADEDGVAPGSRTETFVALRTEIANWRWAGVPFYVRTGKRLASHEAHIAINFRPTPHPIYRSPMGAANRLVIHLQPRDGVALHLFAAGQEKRGTRVSEAQALAPVHLDLDFEQRFGTERVGAYERLLLDVIGGRLNLFVRADEQEAAWRWVEPIMQAWRDSDDGPRPYAAGSWGPSAASAMVARDGHTWMEEA; translated from the coding sequence ATGAGTTTCGATCTGGTTCTGTTCGGCGGCACGGGCGATCTGGCATGGCGCAAGCTGCTGCCGGCCCTTTTCCAGGCGTTCCGCCACGGCTCGCTGCCCGCAGGCGGCCGCATCATCGGCGTAGCGCGGGACGACCTGACCGACGCCGCCTACCGCGAACTGATCGCCAGCCGCTTCGCCGCCGTGGTGGACGACAAGCGCCCGAGCGCGGAGGAGTTCCAGCAGTTCGCGGCCTTGCTGCAGTACCAGCGCATGGACCTGTCCAAGCCCGAGGACTACGCCCGGCTGGCCGAGCGGCTGGGCGAGCGGCAGGCCGACACCGTGGTGATGTATCTGGCCACCGCCCCAGGCCTGTTCACCACCGCCTGCGAGCAGCTCGGCGCCGCCGGGCTGGCCACCCCGAACACGCGCGTGGTGCTGGAAAAGCCGCTGGGCCACGACCTCGAATCCAACCGCGCCATCAACGCGGCGGTGCGCACGGTGTTCAACGAGTGGCAGATCTTCCGCATCGACCACTACCTGGGCAAGCCGTCGGTGCAGAACCTGCTGGCGCTGCGCTTCGGCAATGCGCTCTTTGAGCCCCTGTGGCGCCGCGAGACCGTCGCCAGCATCGAGATCACCATGGCCGAGAAGCTCGGCGTGGAAAAGCGCGGCGCGTTCTACGACGGCACGGGCGCCCTGCGCGACATGGTGCAGAACCACGCGCTGCAGCTACTCTGCGCGATCGGCATGGAGCCGCCCATCAACGCCCATGCCGATGCCATCCGCGACGAAAAGCTCAAGGTGCTGCGCTCGCTGGTCCCCTGGACGCCCGCCACCCTGGCACGCGACGTGGTGCGCGGCCAGTACACGGCCGGCAGCCTGAGCGGCGAGCGCGTGAAAGGCTACGCCGACGAGGACGGCGTGGCGCCCGGCAGCCGCACCGAGACCTTCGTGGCCCTGCGCACCGAGATCGCCAACTGGCGCTGGGCCGGCGTGCCCTTCTACGTGCGCACCGGCAAGCGACTGGCCTCGCACGAGGCGCACATCGCCATCAACTTCCGGCCCACGCCCCACCCCATCTACCGCTCGCCGATGGGCGCGGCCAACCGCCTGGTGATCCACCTGCAGCCGCGCGACGGCGTGGCCCTGCACCTGTTCGCGGCGGGCCAGGAAAAGCGCGGCACCCGCGTGTCGGAAGCGCAGGCGCTCGCGCCCGTGCACCTGGACCTCGACTTCGAGCAGCGCTTCGGCACCGAGCGCGTGGGCGCCTACGAACGCCTGCTGCTGGACGTGATCGGTGGACGCCTGAACCTCTTCGTGCGGGCCGACGAGCAGGAGGCCGCCTGGCGCTGGGTGGAGCCCATCATGCAGGCCTGGCGCGACTCCGACGACGGCCCCCGGCCCTACGCCGCCGGCAGCTGGGGCCCCAGCGCCGCCAGCGCCATGGTGGCGCGCGACGGCCACACCTGGATGGAGGAAGCGTGA
- the tal gene encoding transaldolase yields the protein MNQLDALKQVTTVVADTGDFRQLSAYQPQDATTNPSLILKAVQKPDYAPLLQEAVTRWKGHPVEEIMDRLIVRFGCEILSLIPGRVSTEVDARLSFDTMATVTRGERIIELYQAEGVDTARVLIKIAATWEGIEAARILEERGIHTNLTLLFSPVQAVACGRAKVQLISPFVGRIYDWYKKQAGAQWDEAAMAGPNDPGVQSVRQIYQYYKHFGIATEVMGASFRNVGQITALAGCDLLTIAPDLLAQLAASEAPLTRALDPEAARALDLPAVEYDEPAFRYAFNADAMATEKLAEGIRAFAADAAKLEHMMQAA from the coding sequence ATGAACCAACTCGACGCCCTCAAACAAGTCACCACCGTGGTGGCCGACACGGGCGACTTCCGCCAACTGAGCGCCTACCAGCCGCAGGATGCGACGACCAACCCCTCGCTCATCCTCAAGGCGGTGCAAAAGCCCGACTACGCCCCCTTGCTGCAAGAAGCCGTGACCCGCTGGAAGGGCCATCCGGTCGAAGAAATCATGGACCGGCTGATCGTGCGGTTCGGCTGCGAAATCCTCTCCCTCATTCCCGGCCGCGTCTCCACCGAAGTGGATGCGCGCCTGTCGTTCGACACCATGGCCACCGTCACGCGAGGCGAACGCATCATCGAGCTGTACCAGGCCGAGGGCGTGGACACCGCCCGCGTGCTCATCAAGATCGCCGCCACCTGGGAGGGCATCGAAGCCGCCCGCATCCTGGAAGAGCGCGGCATCCACACCAACCTCACGCTCCTGTTCTCGCCCGTGCAGGCCGTGGCCTGCGGCCGCGCCAAGGTGCAATTGATCTCGCCCTTCGTCGGCCGCATCTACGACTGGTACAAGAAGCAGGCCGGCGCCCAGTGGGACGAGGCGGCCATGGCCGGCCCCAACGACCCCGGCGTGCAGTCGGTGCGCCAGATCTACCAGTACTACAAGCACTTCGGCATCGCCACCGAGGTCATGGGAGCGAGCTTTCGCAACGTGGGGCAGATCACAGCGCTGGCCGGCTGCGACCTGCTGACCATCGCCCCCGACCTGCTCGCGCAACTGGCGGCCAGCGAGGCGCCGCTGACCCGGGCACTCGACCCCGAGGCCGCGCGCGCGCTGGACCTGCCGGCCGTCGAATACGACGAGCCCGCCTTCCGCTACGCGTTCAATGCCGACGCCATGGCGACCGAGAAGCTCGCCGAAGGCATCCGCGCCTTCGCGGCCGATGCGGCCAAGCTCGAACACATGATGCAGGCCGCCTGA
- the pgi gene encoding glucose-6-phosphate isomerase has translation MTMPQRIRCDHTTAWAALQARYDDSGRTFDVRQAFATDPLRFEDFSQEAPHLFADLSKNRIDRPTEALLMQLARECGLEAYRDAMFAGKAINHTEQRAVMHWLLRNPADALENHAPGATDFVANSLRDVHTTLDAMLALAERVRADTAITDIVNIGIGGSDLGPSMVVKALDDLRQSDKRLHFVSNVDGQELGTLLHTLRPESTLFLIASKTFTTAETMSNAHAARDWFLSHGGSPRQAGRVSVSRHFVALTTNVEAAAEFGIDTTLGFWDWVGGRYSLWSAIGLPIAIAIGAAHFRDLLAGAHAMDEHFRHAPLERNLPVRLGLLDVWYRNFHRFASRCVAPYSHGLRRLPAYLQQLEMESNGKGVDWEGRPLAVQTSPVVWGEPGTNGQHAFFQMVHQGPDVIPVEFIALRKGARDLPHHHSRLVANALAQAKALMLGRPQESGHRHFTGNRPSTFLVLDQLAPASLGALIALYEHRVFVSGAVWGINSFDQWGVELGKVLARELEPRLSSGDTDGLDASTAGLLRQLR, from the coding sequence ATGACCATGCCCCAACGCATCCGCTGCGACCACACCACCGCCTGGGCGGCGCTGCAGGCCCGCTACGACGACAGCGGCCGCACCTTCGATGTGCGCCAGGCGTTCGCCACCGATCCGCTGCGCTTCGAGGACTTCAGCCAGGAGGCTCCGCACCTGTTCGCCGACCTGTCCAAGAACCGCATCGACCGGCCGACCGAGGCGCTGCTCATGCAACTGGCGCGCGAGTGCGGCCTGGAGGCCTACCGCGACGCCATGTTCGCCGGCAAGGCGATCAACCACACCGAGCAGCGCGCGGTGATGCACTGGTTGTTGCGAAATCCGGCCGATGCCCTAGAAAATCATGCCCCTGGTGCTACTGATTTCGTAGCAAACAGCCTGCGCGACGTGCACACCACGCTCGATGCGATGCTGGCGCTGGCCGAGCGCGTGCGTGCCGACACCGCCATCACCGACATCGTGAACATCGGCATCGGCGGGTCGGACCTCGGCCCCTCGATGGTGGTGAAGGCGCTGGACGACCTGCGCCAGAGCGACAAGCGCCTGCACTTCGTCTCCAACGTCGACGGGCAGGAACTGGGCACGCTGCTGCACACGCTGCGGCCCGAGAGCACGCTGTTCCTCATCGCCTCCAAGACGTTCACCACCGCCGAGACCATGTCCAACGCCCACGCGGCGCGCGACTGGTTCCTGTCGCACGGCGGCAGCCCGCGGCAGGCCGGGCGCGTGTCGGTGTCGCGCCATTTCGTCGCGCTCACGACCAACGTCGAAGCCGCGGCGGAGTTCGGCATCGACACCACGCTCGGCTTCTGGGACTGGGTGGGCGGGCGCTATTCGCTGTGGTCGGCCATCGGCCTGCCGATCGCCATCGCCATCGGCGCGGCGCATTTCCGCGACCTGCTGGCCGGCGCCCACGCGATGGACGAGCACTTTCGCCACGCGCCGCTGGAGCGCAACCTGCCGGTGCGCCTCGGCCTGCTGGACGTGTGGTACCGCAACTTTCACCGGTTCGCCAGCCGCTGCGTGGCGCCCTACAGCCACGGCCTTCGCCGGCTGCCGGCCTACCTGCAGCAGCTGGAGATGGAGAGCAACGGCAAGGGCGTGGACTGGGAAGGCCGGCCGCTGGCGGTGCAGACCTCGCCCGTGGTGTGGGGAGAACCCGGCACCAACGGCCAGCACGCGTTCTTCCAGATGGTCCACCAGGGCCCCGACGTGATTCCGGTGGAGTTCATCGCGTTGCGCAAGGGCGCGCGCGACCTGCCGCACCACCACTCGCGCCTCGTGGCCAATGCCCTGGCCCAGGCCAAGGCGCTGATGCTGGGCCGGCCGCAGGAGTCCGGGCACCGGCACTTCACCGGCAACCGCCCCAGCACGTTCCTGGTGCTGGACCAGCTGGCACCCGCGTCGCTGGGCGCGCTCATCGCGCTCTACGAGCACCGCGTGTTCGTGAGCGGCGCGGTCTGGGGCATCAACAGCTTCGACCAGTGGGGAGTGGAACTGGGCAAGGTGCTGGCCCGGGAGCTGGAGCCCCGCCTGTCCTCGGGCGACACCGACGGGCTGGACGCGTCGACCGCCGGCCTGCTGCGCCAGCTGCGGTGA
- a CDS encoding methyl-accepting chemotaxis protein has product MIRTSSTQTRFTLLICGFFLLLLLGTFAVIQLSVTPDLSTLEGKVAAGNVDQISVRISEQLRQVEAQSRSITQTVALLASDQIDVLQPGLVDQYGDPNVFGGGIWPLPNKREPGRDKFSTFFARDASNKLVVNTHWNSPESLKYWEQPWYENGKTAPKGQCKWAKAYQDAASPQPRTNCAMPIYKGDELYGVSTIDVTLGFFNRLVADMESRIQGQILIVEGDGKIVSNSTKIQGNVVLKNVSDIAASSPMAAEIQKMLPTLQANAAAESSFKDSEGTQVLFLKPIPGSPWFIATALPASLLAVNSHRILTKLAAVQVPMALVLLGLMVMGVRLFMKRLAVLKGNIDALSAGEADLTRRLPETGGAEFGAVAASFNAFIARLQGVVSQVVTGASSIASASGEISSGNHDLSVRTEEQAAFLQETAGSMEQITSTVKRNADSANQANRLATDAFQVASRGGQVIGNVVETMDSISTSSKKVVDIIGVIDGIAFQTNILALNAAVEAARAGEQGRGFAVVASEVRSLAQRSAEAAKDIKNLIADSVTKVESGSALVVQAGTTMSEIIATNTSVASIMGEIMAASVEQSRDIERVNQAIAQLDTTTQQNAALVEEVSAAARSMQEQTDLLRQVVGAFKV; this is encoded by the coding sequence ATGATCCGCACCTCCTCCACTCAAACACGGTTCACTCTCCTGATCTGCGGCTTCTTCCTGCTCCTGCTGCTGGGAACGTTCGCCGTCATTCAACTGTCCGTCACGCCAGACCTGTCCACCCTCGAAGGCAAGGTCGCCGCTGGCAATGTTGACCAGATTTCCGTGCGCATCAGCGAGCAGCTACGGCAGGTCGAGGCGCAATCGCGCAGCATCACCCAGACGGTGGCCCTGCTCGCCAGCGACCAGATCGACGTCCTGCAGCCCGGTCTGGTGGATCAATACGGCGACCCCAATGTGTTCGGCGGCGGCATCTGGCCCCTGCCCAACAAGCGGGAACCGGGGCGGGACAAGTTCAGCACCTTCTTTGCGCGCGATGCCAGCAACAAGCTGGTGGTGAACACCCATTGGAACTCGCCGGAATCGCTCAAATACTGGGAGCAGCCCTGGTATGAGAACGGCAAGACGGCGCCCAAGGGCCAGTGCAAGTGGGCCAAGGCCTACCAGGACGCCGCCAGCCCGCAGCCGCGCACCAACTGCGCCATGCCCATCTACAAGGGCGACGAGCTGTATGGCGTGTCCACCATCGACGTGACGCTGGGCTTTTTCAACCGCCTCGTGGCGGACATGGAAAGCAGGATCCAGGGACAGATCCTGATCGTCGAGGGCGACGGCAAGATCGTCAGCAACAGCACGAAGATCCAGGGCAACGTCGTCTTGAAGAACGTCTCGGACATCGCGGCGAGCTCGCCCATGGCGGCGGAAATCCAGAAAATGCTGCCGACCCTGCAAGCCAACGCGGCGGCCGAGAGTTCGTTCAAGGACAGCGAGGGGACCCAGGTGCTGTTTCTGAAACCCATTCCCGGCAGCCCCTGGTTCATCGCCACGGCCCTTCCGGCCTCGTTGCTGGCGGTCAACAGCCACCGCATCCTGACCAAGCTGGCCGCCGTGCAGGTGCCCATGGCCCTGGTGCTGCTGGGCCTGATGGTGATGGGCGTTCGCCTGTTCATGAAGCGCCTGGCCGTCCTCAAGGGCAACATCGACGCGCTCTCGGCCGGCGAGGCGGACCTGACGCGCCGCCTGCCCGAAACCGGCGGGGCGGAGTTCGGCGCGGTCGCGGCGAGCTTCAATGCCTTCATCGCCCGCCTGCAGGGCGTGGTGAGCCAGGTGGTCACGGGCGCATCGTCGATTGCCTCGGCCTCCGGTGAAATCTCCAGCGGCAACCACGACCTTTCCGTGCGCACGGAGGAGCAGGCCGCGTTCCTGCAGGAAACGGCGGGCTCCATGGAACAGATCACCAGCACCGTCAAGCGCAACGCCGACAGCGCCAACCAGGCCAACCGCCTGGCCACCGATGCGTTCCAGGTGGCGTCCCGGGGCGGTCAGGTCATCGGCAACGTGGTCGAGACCATGGATTCGATCAGCACGTCTTCCAAGAAGGTGGTGGACATCATCGGGGTGATCGACGGCATCGCGTTTCAGACCAACATCCTGGCGCTGAACGCCGCGGTCGAGGCGGCCCGCGCGGGCGAGCAGGGCCGCGGGTTCGCGGTGGTGGCCAGCGAGGTGCGCAGCCTGGCCCAGCGTTCGGCCGAAGCGGCCAAGGACATCAAGAACCTGATCGCGGACTCGGTCACCAAGGTGGAGTCCGGCAGCGCCCTGGTGGTGCAGGCCGGCACGACGATGAGCGAGATCATCGCCACCAACACCAGCGTGGCCTCGATCATGGGCGAGATCATGGCCGCCAGCGTGGAGCAGAGCCGGGACATCGAGCGGGTGAACCAGGCCATCGCCCAGCTCGACACCACGACGCAGCAGAACGCGGCGCTGGTGGAGGAAGTGTCCGCCGCGGCGCGCTCCATGCAGGAGCAGACCGACCTGTTGCGGCAGGTGGTGGGGGCCTTCAAGGTGTGA
- a CDS encoding TonB-dependent siderophore receptor — translation MKFIDLRGTACVAAALGLVPWAHAQGVGATLSEVRVDANAEKESATGPVVGYRARNATTATKTDTPLSETPQSVTVITRDQMVDQGATTFQGALLYAAGVRSDAYGLDSRSDSVRVRGSYPDIYLDGLRQSYNYYTSTTPAELCTLERLEVLRGPSGMLFGTGTVAGVVNMVSKRPLQEAQREVGVQIGSWNRKQLQADLTGPLTADGQWSYRLVALARDADTQVDHVPDDRRLIAPSLMWRPNAATSLLLQAHWQQDRSGSTSQFLPWSGTLLPNPNGQLPTSRFIGEPGDYYDTDRQSIGYQFEHRFNDAWTARQNLRWARNENRGGYHYADFFTSPGGWGADPVNQRLIGRLYGQNVTRTRMAAVDTNLLGRLTTGTVQHQLLLGLDWNRQSEDKAESGDAYDSPIDAFAPVYSGRTDRPLTAQPRNVQRQTGIYVQDQMKWDRWIFIAGLRHDRVANALAGSADDRTSDTTKRLGVMYQLAGGWTPYISYAESFSPVSGTNTSGARFKPLQGEQIEVGVKYLPEGGATSFTASVYDLKEKNQKVTDPTNPMNTLQAGQTRNKGLELELKTRVTTAFDLIAHYNYTDVDPTLEGLPRNQAAMWGLYRFSVAGIRGFSAGAGVRYLSAFRDGSGPRIPSSLVGDALLAYDSQAWRYALNINNVADKQYMSTCLSRGDCWWAPRRNVVLSATYRF, via the coding sequence ATGAAATTCATTGATCTGCGGGGCACGGCTTGCGTGGCCGCCGCCCTGGGGCTGGTGCCTTGGGCGCATGCACAGGGCGTGGGCGCCACGCTGTCCGAAGTGCGGGTGGATGCCAACGCCGAAAAGGAATCCGCCACCGGCCCCGTGGTGGGCTACCGCGCCCGCAACGCCACCACGGCCACCAAGACCGACACGCCGCTCAGCGAAACGCCGCAATCGGTCACCGTCATCACGCGCGACCAGATGGTCGACCAGGGCGCGACGACCTTCCAGGGGGCGCTGCTCTATGCCGCGGGCGTGCGCAGCGATGCCTACGGGCTGGACAGCCGCTCCGACAGCGTGCGCGTGCGCGGCAGCTATCCGGACATCTATCTCGATGGCCTGCGCCAGAGCTACAACTACTACACCAGCACCACGCCCGCGGAGCTGTGCACGCTGGAGCGCCTGGAGGTGCTGCGCGGCCCGTCGGGCATGTTGTTCGGCACCGGCACCGTGGCGGGCGTTGTCAACATGGTGAGCAAGCGCCCGCTGCAGGAGGCGCAGCGCGAAGTGGGCGTGCAGATCGGCAGCTGGAACCGCAAGCAGCTGCAGGCCGACCTGACCGGCCCGCTGACGGCCGATGGCCAGTGGTCGTACCGACTCGTGGCGCTGGCCCGCGACGCCGACACGCAGGTGGACCACGTGCCCGACGACCGCCGCCTGATCGCACCGTCGCTGATGTGGCGGCCCAATGCGGCGACGTCGTTGCTGCTCCAGGCGCACTGGCAGCAGGACCGGTCGGGCAGCACCTCGCAGTTCCTGCCCTGGTCGGGCACCTTGCTTCCCAATCCCAACGGCCAGTTGCCCACCAGCCGGTTCATCGGCGAGCCGGGCGACTACTACGACACCGATCGGCAATCCATCGGCTACCAGTTCGAACACCGTTTCAACGATGCCTGGACGGCACGCCAGAACCTGCGCTGGGCCCGCAACGAGAACCGGGGCGGCTACCACTACGCGGATTTCTTCACCAGTCCGGGCGGCTGGGGCGCCGACCCGGTCAACCAGCGCCTGATCGGCCGGCTGTACGGGCAGAACGTGACGCGCACGCGCATGGCCGCGGTCGACACCAACCTGCTGGGCCGGCTCACCACGGGCACCGTGCAGCACCAGCTGCTGCTGGGCCTCGACTGGAATCGCCAGTCGGAGGACAAGGCGGAATCCGGCGATGCCTACGATTCGCCCATCGACGCGTTCGCGCCGGTGTACAGCGGGCGGACCGACCGGCCGCTCACCGCACAGCCTCGGAATGTGCAGCGCCAGACCGGTATTTATGTGCAGGACCAGATGAAGTGGGACCGATGGATCTTCATCGCCGGCCTGCGCCATGACCGCGTGGCGAATGCCCTGGCCGGCTCGGCCGATGACCGCACCAGCGACACCACCAAGCGCCTGGGCGTGATGTACCAACTGGCCGGCGGCTGGACGCCGTACATCAGCTATGCGGAGTCGTTCAGCCCGGTGAGCGGCACGAACACCTCGGGGGCCCGCTTCAAGCCGCTGCAAGGCGAGCAGATCGAAGTGGGGGTGAAGTACCTGCCCGAAGGCGGCGCGACCTCGTTCACCGCCTCGGTGTACGACCTGAAGGAAAAGAACCAGAAGGTCACCGATCCGACCAATCCGATGAACACGCTGCAGGCCGGCCAGACCCGCAACAAGGGGCTGGAACTGGAACTGAAGACCCGCGTGACCACCGCGTTCGATCTGATCGCCCACTACAACTACACCGACGTGGATCCGACCCTGGAAGGACTGCCCCGCAACCAGGCGGCGATGTGGGGCCTGTATCGATTTTCCGTCGCGGGAATTCGCGGCTTCTCGGCCGGGGCCGGGGTGCGGTACCTCTCCGCGTTCCGCGATGGTTCCGGCCCGCGCATTCCGTCCTCGCTCGTCGGAGATGCGCTGCTGGCCTATGACAGCCAGGCATGGCGCTACGCGCTCAACATCAACAACGTGGCCGACAAGCAGTACATGAGCACCTGCCTGTCGCGCGGCGATTGCTGGTGGGCACCCCGGCGCAACGTGGTGCTGAGCGCGACCTACCGTTTCTGA
- the groL gene encoding chaperonin GroEL (60 kDa chaperone family; promotes refolding of misfolded polypeptides especially under stressful conditions; forms two stacked rings of heptamers to form a barrel-shaped 14mer; ends can be capped by GroES; misfolded proteins enter the barrel where they are refolded when GroES binds) — MAAKDVVFGGEARARMVEGVNILANAVKVTLGPKGRNVVLERSFGAPTVTKDGVSVAKEIELKDKLQNMGAQLVKEVASKTSDNAGDGTTTATVLAQAIVREGFKYVAAGINPMDLKRGIDKAVTALVEELKKASKATTTSKEIAQVGSISANSDETIGKLIADAMDKVGKEGVITVEDGKSLESELDVVEGMQFDRGYLSPYFINNPEKQSAILDNPFVLLFDKKISNIRDLLPTLEQVAKAGRPLLIIAEEVEGEALATLVVNTIRGILKVVAVKAPGFGDRRKAMLEDIAILTGGKVIAEEVGLTLEKVTLADLGQAKRIEVGKENTIIIDGAGAAEDIEARVKQVRVQIEEATSDYDREKLQERVAKLAGGVAVIKVGAATEVEMKEKKARVEDALHATRAAVEEGVVAGGGVALLRAKQAVGNSIKGDNADQDAGIKLVLKAIEAPLREIVNNAGGEASVVVNAVLAGKGNYGFNAANDTYGDMLELGILDPTKVTRTALQNAASVASLLLTTECMIAEAPKDDAPAGGGMPDMGGMGGMGGMGM; from the coding sequence ATGGCAGCAAAAGACGTAGTTTTCGGCGGCGAAGCCCGCGCCCGCATGGTCGAAGGCGTGAACATCCTGGCCAATGCGGTCAAGGTCACCCTGGGCCCCAAGGGTCGCAACGTGGTGCTGGAGCGCTCGTTCGGCGCCCCCACCGTGACCAAGGACGGTGTGTCCGTGGCCAAGGAAATCGAACTCAAGGACAAGCTGCAGAACATGGGCGCCCAGCTCGTGAAGGAAGTGGCATCCAAGACGTCCGACAACGCCGGCGACGGCACCACGACCGCCACCGTACTGGCACAGGCCATCGTGCGCGAAGGCTTCAAATATGTGGCCGCGGGCATCAACCCCATGGACCTCAAGCGCGGCATCGACAAGGCTGTGACGGCCCTGGTGGAAGAGCTGAAGAAGGCTTCCAAGGCCACCACGACCTCCAAGGAAATCGCCCAGGTGGGTTCGATCTCCGCCAATTCCGACGAAACCATTGGCAAGCTGATCGCGGACGCCATGGACAAGGTCGGCAAGGAAGGCGTGATCACCGTGGAAGACGGCAAGTCCCTCGAGTCCGAACTGGACGTCGTGGAAGGCATGCAGTTCGACCGCGGCTACCTGTCGCCCTACTTCATCAACAACCCCGAAAAGCAATCCGCGATTCTGGACAACCCCTTCGTGCTGCTGTTCGACAAGAAGATCAGCAACATCCGTGACCTGCTGCCCACGCTGGAGCAAGTCGCCAAGGCCGGCCGTCCGCTGCTGATCATTGCCGAAGAAGTCGAAGGCGAAGCCCTGGCGACGCTGGTGGTCAACACGATCCGCGGCATCCTGAAGGTCGTGGCAGTGAAGGCCCCTGGCTTCGGCGACCGCCGCAAGGCCATGCTGGAAGACATCGCCATCCTGACGGGCGGCAAGGTCATCGCCGAAGAAGTGGGCCTGACGCTCGAGAAGGTGACCCTGGCCGACCTGGGCCAAGCCAAGCGCATCGAAGTGGGCAAGGAAAACACGATCATCATCGACGGCGCCGGCGCCGCTGAAGACATCGAAGCCCGCGTCAAGCAAGTGCGCGTGCAGATCGAGGAAGCCACGTCCGACTACGACCGCGAAAAGCTGCAAGAGCGCGTGGCCAAGCTGGCCGGCGGTGTGGCCGTGATCAAGGTCGGCGCTGCCACCGAAGTCGAAATGAAGGAAAAGAAGGCCCGCGTGGAAGACGCCCTGCACGCCACGCGTGCGGCGGTGGAAGAAGGCGTTGTGGCCGGTGGCGGCGTGGCTCTGCTGCGCGCCAAGCAAGCCGTGGGCAACTCGATCAAGGGCGACAACGCCGATCAGGACGCCGGTATCAAGCTGGTGCTGAAGGCCATCGAAGCCCCCCTGCGCGAAATCGTGAACAACGCCGGTGGCGAAGCCTCGGTCGTGGTGAACGCCGTGCTGGCTGGCAAGGGCAACTACGGTTTCAATGCCGCCAACGACACGTATGGCGACATGCTGGAACTGGGCATTCTGGACCCCACGAAGGTCACCCGCACGGCCCTGCAGAACGCCGCTTCCGTGGCTTCCCTGCTGCTGACGACGGAATGCATGATCGCTGAAGCCCCCAAGGACGACGCACCGGCCGGCGGCGGCATGCCCGACATGGGTGGCATGGGCGGCATGGGCGGCATGGGCATGTAA